The window GATGCCAAAGTTGTCTGTGTCAGTAAAGACCTCCTTTAGCAGGCCACTCCACTGCTTACTGATGCGGCCGATGGGCTTGCCTCCATCTTTCCCCGTCAGCTAAAGGATTAGATGGGTGTAGACTTTAATACAATACTAAGTTTTCCACCTTGCCCGATAAGCAACAATCTTTTCTGGTCTACAAGAAATGTCAAGGTGGATTTATAGTTGGTGGGGGAAAAAAAATTGTCAAACCGATGGAAGCTTAATTCCCAAGTGCCTCCATTGGATGACATGAAGTGGTTTAACCCCCGGGTTTATGACCCCTCACCTCAAAGTTGACATCCCCGCAGCAGTTGCAGGCGAAGCAGGGTCCCTCCAGCTTCATCACGGTCTCCTTGTTGGCACCCTTGATGGAGAACTTGGGCACACAGGGGTTCCAGTCCTGTGACACATAGCCTATGGTAGTGCCAGGCGGGGCTTGGACCTCGAGCTGAGGGACACACGCATCGAAAACTAAAGATATTTGAACGTGCTTAAAAATACTTTATTTAAAAatattacaattttttttttaaacaaaaatcaGGCTTCGGTCCTTACATTGTGGCTTGAAATAGCAGGTGCTTTGGTTACTGCAAAGCTTGCGTCGACATGAAATATGGCACTGATTTGAGAAGTGCATTGGTGTATTCTATTGGCTTAGCAACCATTGCAAAGACAAAGGTACCATGCTTCACATGGTAACAGGCTATGTCTCCATAGATGCTGAATTAAAGTGTGAAATTGCAGTCAGAAGGGACATTGACATCTCATGGGAATGTACTGTAGTTAGCGTGCCAGCAATGGGATTCAACAGAGAGCTTAAAAGATGAAGTGATGGCACCAGATCAAGACAGTCAGAGGGTTTGGACTGACAACGGACCATTCAGTGTCATTCATGAGTCTTTACAAAGCACAGGGACTGGGGAGACGTTAGGACAATCCAAAATggcttctatatatatatatatatatatatatatatatatatatatatatatatagtgagggaaaaaagtatttgatcccctgctgattttgtacgtttgcccactgacaaagaaatgatcagtctataattttaatggtaggtttatttgaacagtgagagataGAATAACAAAAAAAAAAGCATGTCAaaaagtcaatcaccaccttccggagacacctgaaaccccacctctttaaggaatacctaggataggttaagtaatccctctcaccccaccccccctaagttttagatgcactattgttaagtgactgtcccactggatgtcataaggtgaatgcaccaatttgtaagtcgctctggataagagcgtctgctaaatgacttaaatgtaaatgtaaatgtaaaaatgttataaattgatttggattttaatgagggaaataagtatttgaccccggctcaatcagaaagatttctggctcccaggtgtcttttatacgggtaacgagctgagattaggaacacactcttaaagggagtgctcctaatctcagtttgttacctgtataaaagacacctgtccactgaagcaatcaatcagattccaaactctccaccatggccaaaaccaaagagctctccaaggatagcagggacaagattgtagacctacacaaggctggaatgggctacaagaccatcaccAAGCAGCTTGGGGAGAAGGTGATAACCGTTGGTgagattattcgcaaatggaagaaacacaaaagaactgtcaatctccctcagcctggggctccatgcaagatctcatctcgtggagttgcaatgatcatgagaacggtgaggaatcagcccagaactacacaggaggATCTTGCCAATgatcaaggcagctgggaccatagtcaccaagaaaacaattggtaacacgataccccgtgaaggactgaaatcctgcagcgcccgcggctcaagaaagcacatatacatgccagtctgaagtttgccaatgaacatctgaatgattcagaggacaactggggaAAGTGTTGTGGTCAAATGAGacaaatggagctctttggcatcaactcaactcgccgtgttgaggaggaggaatgctgcctatgaccaaGAACaccatcaaacatggaggtggaaacattatgctttgggggtgtttttctgctaagggaaCAGGACATCTTCACCGTATCAAAGGGACGATGGGcagggccatgtaccgtcaaatcttgggtgagaaccttcCCTCAGCCAGGACATTGAtaatgggtattccagcatgacaatgacccaacacacagccaaggcataaaaggagtggctcaagaagaagcacattaaggtcctggagtggcctagctagtctccagaccttaatcccgtaaatctgtggagggagctgaaggttcgagttgccaaacgtcagcctcgaaaccttaatgacttggagaatatctgcaaagaggagtgggacaaaatccctcctgagatgtgtgcaaacctggtggccaactacaagaaaagTCTGACCTCTGaatgccaacaagggttttgccaccaagtactaagtcatgttttgcagaggggtcaaatacttatttccctaattaaaatgcaaatcaatttataacatttttgacatgcgtttttctggattcttgttgttattctgtctcacattgttcaaataaacctaccattaaaattatagactgattatttctttgtcagtgggcaaacgtacacaATCAGCACTTTTTCCCCTATATAATCTCTCCCCCTCATGGTTGGGGTCCTGTTTATATAGTCAAAGTAATGAAATGTGTCAGTGGTCAGCACGCCAACATACCTCCTGCAGGCAGCAGGGGCACCAGCAAGAGGCACAGCGGAAGGGTCGTATGAGGCGGATGACCTCACGGTCCATGTTGTCCTTGATCTTCATGTCGAAGCTGCGCAGGGCACCGCAGCAGTTGCGCGTGCAGCAGTCGTTCTTCTCTTTGGCCTTGTAGATCTTCTGACCCAGGCTGTTCTTGATCTCGTACTGGTTGTTGGTCTCAAAGCCGATGAATGCtgaggagaggaaaacagagagagaagagggggatggtGAAAGAGGCAAGTTTAAAATGACCACAGTTTATCACCTTTCATCCTGATCTCTCTATACTAAGAGAAGACAAGCAAGCTCACCTTCTAGCAACTCCACTTTTTGGTGTATAAGGATCTGGTCAATctgaaacatggaaaacagagagcgatAG of the Oncorhynchus gorbuscha isolate QuinsamMale2020 ecotype Even-year linkage group LG25, OgorEven_v1.0, whole genome shotgun sequence genome contains:
- the LOC124014146 gene encoding phospholipid scramblase 2-like → MSAPGYPSPNQGPGSYSMAPYPVPQVGYGDPNQAPPPVGFHMGYNHQQPQPGHPVMYQPGPVGQGPGPMPMPEYGAPQMGPSPGYGGPGPEYGAPNSGPHAAISPAPAGVVPVGVPPGLEYLTQIDQILIHQKVELLEAFIGFETNNQYEIKNSLGQKIYKAKEKNDCCTRNCCGALRSFDMKIKDNMDREVIRLIRPFRCASCWCPCCLQELEVQAPPGTTIGYVSQDWNPCVPKFSIKGANKETVMKLEGPCFACNCCGDVNFELTGKDGGKPIGRISKQWSGLLKEVFTDTDNFGIQFPLDMDVKMKAVLMGACFLIDFMFFEKVGDMNQRNTVFS